The region CGACGCCAGCGAGATCTTCACCGGCGACATGCCCACCCCGGTCAAGCACTTCAACCCCAATTTCAAGCGTTCCTTCCACCAGTTGGAGGATCGGGCGCGCCGCAAGCTGTTGGCCATGCTGCCGCCCGAGCTGGCCAGGGAATACGAGCCGCTCTTCTTTTTCGAGGGGGACGAGGAGTACCGTGCCCTGATCAAGGCGGCCGACAAGATCGCGGCCCTGGTCAAGTGCATCGAAGAGGGAAAATCCGGCAATGTGGAGTTCCGGCGGGCCGGAGCCGAACATTTTGAGAGTCTTTCCGCCAGCCCGCTCCCCGAGGTGCGCTATTTCCTGGAGAAGTTCCTGCCCGGTTACCGGCTGTCGCTGGACGAGTTGCGCCTGGGGTAGCGACCGGCGTGCCGCAATGTTTCCCCTCCCCGGCTTTTCTCCGCAAGGGGGGAGAGGGCGATATCCATAAAAAACGCGCCCGGCAGACCTGCCGGACGCGTTTTTTTTGTCGAACTCAATGAGCTTGCTGCGGATCAGCGGGTGGCTGAACCCTTCATGGTGGCCATAAGGCCCTGGAGCAACGCCTTTCGGGTGGCGTCATCCATCCGGGCATGGGGATGGGCGATGCGGTACTGGAAGGGGGGCATGTCCCCCGACTCCACCTCCCTGGTCACCCTGTCGGGTTTCTCGCCCTTGGCCGCACCCCCCTGCCACTGGGAAAAGTTCAGGTGTTCCCGCGCTTCCGCAACATCGCGGTAGACCAGCCAGGAGGCCGGGGCGATCCGCGAATACCAGGGCCACACGGTTTCGTTGCTGTGGCAATCGAAGCAGGCCTGCTTTACGAGGTCGCGCGTGGCGGGGCTGTCCCAGGCAGGTTCGCGCACCACCGGCGGATTCGTGTGGTCTTTCCCGTAAGGGACCAATTGGCTGGCCGCGGCCAGGATGATGATCATGGCCAGCGATTTGCGGACGATGCTCATGGCTATGCTCCTTTCCGGTGCAGGATCGCCCGGCGGGTGCAGCGGCCCGGAATCAGGCGATCAGGTACGGGGTGACGGCCCCCTCGTTCATGTCGTTTGCGACGGTGATGATCTCTTCGCTCCCGCTGCAGCGGACCTTGATCCGGCAGGCGGCCGCCTGCTCGGCTTTGGTGTAGCGCAGCAGGATGCGCGCCGCCAGCTCGATGCCGGCCGGGTCCTGGGCACCGACGATGACCCCTGCCGGTGTGTTGCCGTCCATCCAGGTAAGGGCCGTCTCGCCCGCCTGCATGACGTTTTCCAGCAGGTTGTTATCCGCTTCGTTGCGGCCGATGATGACCTTGGTGCGCGCCCCGATGCGGAAGTGGCGGCCGATCTTGAGCAGGCGGCAATCCCGCAGGTTGAGCTCGTCGCTGTGGTCGAAGACGTCCCGGACCTTGGGGACGAAGGAAAGCTCGGTCAAAAGACAGCCGCCGGCGGGGCAGGGGTAGTTTTTCACGTCCATCTCGTCGGCCAGTTCGATCTGATCCTTGCGGGAACGCCCCTTGATGGCGAGGAGCTTTTCCCGGTCAATCCACCCCTCGCGCTCGGGGAGGGTCGGAGCGAAGAACTGGGCCGACAACGGCCGCAGCAGCAGGTCTTCCAGGCCGCTCTCCCGTTCGATCACCCGCATGGCGTCGCGGCGCTGGCTCATGGGGCGCTGCCCGAGCACTTCGCCGGTGATGACGAAGTCGGCGCCGCTCTCGGCCATATATTCCTTTGCCTTGCGCAGCAGGTAGATGCGGCAGTCGATGCAGGGATTGATCCCCTTGCCGTATCCGTGGCGCGGGTTGCGCACTACCTCCAGGTAGTCGAGCCCCTTGTTCATTACCTTGATGGGGATCTGGAACTCCTCGGCCACGCGGACCGCCTCGGATTTGCAGCCGGCGTTCTTGCCGGT is a window of Geobacter sp. FeAm09 DNA encoding:
- the yfbR gene encoding 5'-deoxynucleotidase, producing the protein MQQAEKQDGTYDFYAFLARMRYISRWGLMRNTVPENIQEHSLDVAVIAHALAMIRKTYFDGNLDPSRAALYGIFHDASEIFTGDMPTPVKHFNPNFKRSFHQLEDRARRKLLAMLPPELAREYEPLFFFEGDEEYRALIKAADKIAALVKCIEEGKSGNVEFRRAGAEHFESLSASPLPEVRYFLEKFLPGYRLSLDELRLG
- a CDS encoding heme-binding domain-containing protein gives rise to the protein MSIVRKSLAMIIILAAASQLVPYGKDHTNPPVVREPAWDSPATRDLVKQACFDCHSNETVWPWYSRIAPASWLVYRDVAEAREHLNFSQWQGGAAKGEKPDRVTREVESGDMPPFQYRIAHPHARMDDATRKALLQGLMATMKGSATR